The genomic window TAGGTTCTATCAAATGATAAGAATATACTAAATTATTTATGCTATTAATTTGTTCTATCCTAACAAAAGAACACCAGTATTTACCAGATGTTAATTTAGTTGCTTCTGGCAATTCAAATTCTAATTCTTTTGATGTCTCCGTATCATCAAAGTCAGGGTTGGTTTTTATCGTATCGGTTATATTAATAATTTCTTTCCCGGGTTTACCATTATCATCTTTATAAATTCTAAAACGACCCTGATCTCCAGGAACAGACAGTTCCAGGAAGATTAAATCTGAAAATACAATCATTTTCATACGCTCAATTGTCCAAGTTTCCCCTTCCGGAATAATAAATTGATCGGCTAGTTCTTGAAGAATATTTTCTTCTAAGGTATTTATATTAAGTGGTACTTCTGAAGGATTAAAGATGGTTGGTAAAATTGACCTATTGGGATCAAAGGTGTCAAAAAGAGGTGTTTGAAAAACTTGCACGTTGAATTCAGTTGCTACTTTTTGAGCACCAGATGCAGCAATTATTCTAATGACAGCTTCTCCTATTTTATCAATATTTTCTATTGCTGAGTTGGTTCGGGTAAAGAAAATTTGTAGCTTCTTTCCGGACAATTTATAATCTATAAATTCATTATTGGTATCTGAACTTTCCACTCTTAATGTAAGCTTTTCGCCATTGGTGTCTCGAAAAACCTCGCTGAGATCTACTGTTATGGATTCAGGGGTATCCTCTATACTAAAAGAAATATCCTCTGGCTTTTTATTTACTAATAAGGTTATTTCCCCTTGTTGAGGGGCAACATTAAACTTTTTGCTATATACTCCATTACCATGTACAGCCAGTGCGGTTAACCCATCTTTACGAGTTCTAACCTGCATTACTACACCATCACCAATTTGATTATTTTCCAACTGCCAAACCGTATTTTCATCTACTATTCTATTTGTATAATATAGGCCGGTACTGGTACCTGCAAGAAGGCCGTTATTGTTTCCTAAAAAGGATACCCACCTTACCGAGGGACCATTACCGGTACCATCTTTATTCTCTTCCAGGTTGCCACTAATATCCGTCCAGGTTTCCCCTGCATCTGTAGTGTAAAAGACACTTTTTACATTATAATTTGAAAAAGCAATTACTACCCGGTCAGAGTTATTAGGGTCTACCTGTACGCTATTGACAAAAGCATCTTCAGGAAAACCCTTACCGGTAAAAATATCCACTGGTTTACTGGAGGACAGACTTGCGAAATCCATTCGATACACCTGCCCTTGTCCGGTACCAAAATAAACCTTGTCTGCTTCAGGAAATTTTGAAACATCCAGGGCGGTGATGTTATTACGTTCTCTGTTATCAATTGCTATAGATTCAATAGAGGCAATCTCAGACCAGTTTACAGTAGCTAGTGAAGTTAATTCATCAATACTAGCAACAGCTGGTATATCATCCAAGTTAGTATTCCGGAATAAAGAAGTTCCCACCGGTAAATACATTATATTATCGTCATTAGGGTCTAATAGAAATGGATTGATAAAACTAAAATTATCAGGATTTGCAATAGCTGGTGTCACATAGGCGATTGATTCTACTTCGTTATTATTATCCATATTCAAGCGGAAGATATCTCCAAGCTGTGAAGAAACATATCTTGTGCGTCCTTTATCAGCAAAAGCGCTATAACTACCATCCCCTGCGAATTGCTCTACCCAACTCGCTTTAGAATCTTTTTGATTGGTAAACCAGGTACCGTTATCCTGGAAACCTGCCAGAAGTTCATCACTTTCTAACTCCGGGTTCAGGGAAATGGAATAGGGTTGTGTGGTAATATACCCATTGTTTAACGAAGTCCAGGAGACCGGTTCTTCAAAAGAGTTGTTTGTAGTAATATCCTCGGTTACAAATACCCCACCATCATTAGCCATTAAAACCTTATTGGGATTAGAAGGGAAGAAGACAATAGCATGTATATCGGGATGGTTATTCGGGTATAGGGAAACATCGTTATTTGGAGAATATCCGGCGATCCAATTATTGGAAAAATTATTTACCGCAGTTCGAAACCCATCGGTAGTCCTAAAGAGGTTGGTTCCACCAAAGAAAATCATATCCGGATTAGTAGGATGTACGGCAAGTACCATATTATAAGCAAATTGCGTATTCAGACCTCCTACCGGCTCTATCGTTATTGGTAATTGATCCGTGAAATCTGTAATTGTATCATCTATCGCATTATATCTAAATAAATTAGTTGAAGTAGCTACAGGGGTTACTAAAGTACTTAATATATAGACTTCATTTTCATCGGACGGATTGTAGGCACATATCATCCTGGTTGATCTGTCTAAATCAAAAATACCTTCACTAATCAGCGTCCAATCTACCCCATTTTTAGATCGATATACTCCACCGTTTTCATTTGATCTTATTGATGGTTCGGGAATAGTTGCATATAAGGTGCCTTTAGGGGTAATCATAATTTCAGTTCCTTTATCAAAACCACTAGCAAATACTTCCTGAAAACTCTTACCACCATCCTGAGATCGATGAACACCATTAAACGTAGCAACATATAAATCACCATTTTGAGGATGAACTGCCATACTATTTACCACATCAAAAGGGGAGGCGGTAAGTATGGTATTATCTGCCGTAGCTTCTAATAATTCCCAAGTACGGCCACCATCTTGTGATTTATAAATACCAGCTCCGGTATAAAGGGCTACGGCAGTTGCTGAATTACCAATACGTTCTCCCCCTCCATAATACCAAATATGTTGGTATCCAGGTCTTGGATCCTGTACTATTGAAGTAATACTTGGGTTTTGAAATCTTCTGGTTACTCTTTTCCAGTTCTTACCTCCATCCTCACTACGCCATAGGCCTCCGGAAACTCCTCCGGCAAGGATAATATTTTCATTTGTCTTGTCTATAGCCAGTGCCCTGGTACGTCCTCCTACGTTAAAAGGCCCGCGGTTTTTCCAACTAGTAGAAGATTTTTTAATATTCCCTACAGAGGATAAGGATTTGGATTGTTTTGTAAATAATTGTTCTTTTTGATAGATATCTTGAGGTACCTTTCCGGTTCTAGGGTCGCAAGTACGGTCAAATTCGTAATACATACGATCGACTGCTTTATCCCTAATTTGAGAAGGAATGACACGATTGACTTTATTGCTATTGTTTTTTTTAGCCTGGATTTTTAGACTTTTATATAATTGATGTCCCGTAGGTATTTGAGAAGTTCCAGGTTTTGTTTGTCCGTAGAGTAGGGGTTGGCTAATCAGGCAAATCAGTAGAATTGCCAAGGTATATTTTTTTTTCATGTTAGTAGTATTATAATGTTTTGTGTATGTGAGCTTTTAATTTGAAATTATAAGTAAATCGTTTTTTGTGTTAATTAAAAGTTAGTAGCATTCTGTAAAAATTCAAGACCCGCTTGCGGACGGGCAGATTGCTATCGCTTCTAGAATCAGGAATTAAGATTAATTATTATCATTTGAAAAATCAATATTATCATATGACTTACGTTAAGAAAGCAGATTACTTTGATCTTCAATTTTTTTGTTTAGAAATTTTCTATGCCGTCTTATATTCATCTACCTATATTTTGTTAAAAGTCGCGCAGCTTAACAGTTATAATCAGTACCAATCTTTAAAAATTAAGAGTCCGATCTTACGAATGCGAATCAGTTTAAATAAAATATAAAGAGACTACATAACAAATCAGGTGTGAACTAATCATAACGAATTGCCTAATTTTAATTCTGGATGGAAATTAGCATATCGCTACTTATAGTAATAGCCCGGATTTAAAATAAAAGTCAGCATCTGGGCTATTTTAAGTTCATTACCTTTTATAATTCAAAGTCAGTAATAATACAATCTGATATGGTTCCACAAGTAGAAGAAGTTACACTAAAACATACTTCTACTTTAGCAGGCTGAGATAGGTGATCTTCAAGCCTAACAAATCTAGGTCGTAATGGAGTTACTACCTCTCCGTCGATTGACCAGGTAACTTCTGCATCATCTCCAAATAAGAAAGGAAACTCATTTACACCTACAAAATGACCTGATGAGGTAATTCCCTTGGCATCAATTACACCACCAAAAGCACAATCGATCTCTGAAGGTCCGCGTGGATCGGTATCGCTTTTTAAGCTTTCTTCGAACTGTGCAATTTGTTCTTCGGTAGAAACAGTGGGTTCATTGGTTTTTTCATTTTCTTCACAAGAGGTGAAAGAAAAAGAGATTATTAATACTAAAAGAAATAAGGTTTTAAAAGTTTTCATAAAAATGAAATTTAGGTTAAAATAATAATGTAAAATCAGCATCCGTATTTTTAAATATGGTGTAACAACCACAGTTGGTAAAAAAATCAGGATTTTTATTTACTTACGGTAAAACTATAGTATTTCTTTCTTTTACAGTAGAAAAGAAGTTATCAAAAGGTATACAAGGGTAATAAGCATTTGGTAAGCATACTTGTAAAATACTGTTTTTGTGGTTATTAATGTAAAATTTGGCTCTAGTCTAAATTAGCGTTGTTATTAAAATATGCTGAACATCCCTCTAAATCTCCCTTCAAAGGGAGACTTTTTTGCTCCCTTCCTTCGAAGGAAGGGTTGGGGAAGGATGTTTTTAATGATGCTAATTTTAAAATCTGATTATCAGTATTTTATGTAATAATATTAATATCGCTAACTTATACTAACAACGCTTATTTAAACTAGAGCGTAAAATTTATCTAGCTATTAATAGAATTAAATTAATAGTGCTGTCTCACAATATGTTTTTGAAAAATAGTACTAGCGTATAGCACCTACTCGATATAAACCTTTAATTCATATACATCTTTGATTATTTGACAGGTATCTATGATTAAATTAACCTGTCTTCAATACAATTTTCTATCGAAAATCACTCAGACAACGTTAATTTTATTGAAAACAACCCTAACTATGCTAATTTTCTATCGAAAATCACTCGGACAACGCTGATTTTTTTTTGGGAACAACCCTAACCATGCTAATTTTCTATCAATAATCATTTGGACCAGGCTAATTTTCTTTTATAATCACCCTGACTTAGGTTAATTTTTTATTGAAGATTATTTAAATTACGCTAAACTTCTTAGATCAAATTCAAGGTATGATCCATAAAAAAAGGCGAGGTTTCTTATTGCGAAACCCCGCCTGGCAATCTAAACTACAAACTACAAACTACAAACTATACTATTACATTTACTTTATTATCAAGAAGTATGATCTATTTAAAAGATGATTTGTGTGATTAAATATCATACTTAGTTATAATAGTTTATATAATAGTCAAAACTCTTTATCTATTTACGGATGATTTTAGTCGTCATTTTGGTTGTATTTCCGTTTATTTTAGCAATATACATTCCGGATACCCAATCTGAAGTATCAATTAAATACTCGCTTTGAGTATGATCAAAGCTGTAACTTGCCACCTGCTTACCACTGATATCCATGACTTTTATGGTGATCGCTTCCTCCGGCAAAGTCGTAAACTTTACATCGACCAATCCATTAGTAGGGTTAGGATAAGCTACTACGTCATTTTCCGTAAGATTTAAAGATTTTTTACTAACTGAATTTTTTACTCCAAATAAGGAGAAGAGTAGGGTAGCTTTTCCTTCCGGAGAATCATTAATATTTGCTACTGGAACATCTGTAAAGGAACTCCATTCTACTGTTAATGCTGCTGAATTTATACCCCTTCCATAGGCATCTGCTATATTGTTGAAAGTTGGTTCATCAGGTTCTACAATATAGTAGAGCCATCTTAAATTATTTACAAATATAATTTCTTCAATCCTGGCAAAGGAACACCAGTATTTTCCGGAAGTCAACTCAATTTTTTTAGGTAATACAAATTCAAACTGCTCTGGTGTAAGTTCATCTTCAAATACAGGGTTTGTTCTTATAGTATCCGTTACGTCTAGAATTTGTTCCCCAGGTCTATTGTTATCATCTTTATAAATTCTAAATTGGGCTTGATTACCTGGAATAGAAAGATCAGGAATTAATAATACGTCTGAAACTGCGGTCATTTTCATTCGTTCGATAGTCCAGGTTTCGCCTTCCGGAATGATAAACTGATCTGCTAGTTCTTGGGATACATTCTCTACTAGTCGAAGTTTGTCAAAAGGTATTATTGAAGGGTTGACATCGGTTGGAATAAGAGGTTTATTAGGGTCAAAACTATCAAAAAGAGGATTTTGAAATACCCGTACGTTAAATTCAGTGGCTACTTTTTGTGCTCCTGATACGGCAATCAACGTTATTATTGCTTCCCCTACTTTATCAGGATTTGCTGTAGCTGAATTAGTTGCAGAAAATAAAACTTGTAACTTCTTTCCGGAGAGGTTATAGTCTATAAATTCATTATTTGAACTTTCTACCTTTACGGTAAATTCCTGATCATTAACTTCCCTAAAAACTTCGTTAAGATCCACTGTTATAAATTCTGGGGTATTTTCTATAGAAAATGAAACATCTTTAGGTTTTTTATCGATAAATAACGTTCTTTCCCCTGTTGGAGGGCTTACGTTAAACTTTTTACTATATACCCCGTTACCGTGTACGGCTAATGCAGCTAGTCCATCTTTACGGGTTCTGACTTGCATGACTACACCATTACCAATCTGATTAGTTTCTAATCTCCACACTGTGTTTTCATCTACTATTCTATCTGTATAATATAATCCGGTACTGGTACCTGCTAATAGACCGTTATTATTCCCTAAAAAGGAAACCCATCTTACCGAAGGGCCATTTCCACTCCCATCTTTGTTTTCTTCAAGGTTCCCGCTAATATCCGTCCAGGTTTCTCCGCCATCTGTAGTGTAGAATACACTTTTGACATCATAATTGGAAAAAGCGATCACTACGCGGTCAGAATTATTAGGGTCTACTTGCACACTATTAACAAAGGCATCTTCAGGAAAACCCTTGTCAGTAAAAATATCAACCGGTTTACTAGTAGATAAATTGGCAAAATCCATTCTATATACTTGGCCTTGCCCGGTACCATAATATACCTTATCAGCTTCGGGAAATTTTGAAACATCAAGTGCGGTAATACTATTAAGTTCCCTAAATTCACTTATTATAGATTCTACCGAAGCAATTTTAGACCAGTTTACGGTAGCTGGTCCAGCTATATCATCAATACTTGCAAAAGACGGTATCTCATCCAGGTTACTATTTCTATATAAAGAACGTCCTACTGGTAGGTACATTACGTTATCATCATTGGGATCCAAAACAAAGGGGGTAACAAAACTAAATCCTACTACACCTGCTGGTTTTACAAAGGCTATGGATGCTACCTCATCATTGTTATCCAAATTAAAACGTAAAACGTTACCAAACTGGGTGGAAACATATCGGGTACGCCCCTTATCAGCAAAGGCGTTATAACTACCATCCCCTCCGAACTGCTCAATCCAGCTTGCAATGGGGTCTTCTTGATCTGTATACCAACTACCATTATCCTGAAAACCTGCCAGAAGTTCATCACTTTCTGATTCCGGATCGAAAGAGATGGCATAAGGTTGTGTAGTAATATATCCATTGTTTAAAGAAATCCAGGAGACCGGTTCTTCAAAAGAGTTATCTGTGGTAATATCTTCGGTCATAAAAACTCCGCCATCGTTAGCGTTTAATACTTTATTAGGGTTAGAAGGGAAAAAGATAGCAGCATGCATATCCGGATGGTTATTAGGATATAATGAAACATCATTTAATGGAGAATACCCAGCGACCCAATCATTGGAAACATTATCTACCACAGTTCGAAAACCATCCGTAGTCCTAAATAAGTTGGTTCCTCCAAAGAGAATTATATCCGGATTGGTAGGATGTATGGCAAGCACCATATTGTATCCTGTTTGCGTATTTAAACCGCCTATTGGTGCTATAGTTGGGGGAAGTTTATCGGTAAAATCTATAAAAGTGTTGTCCGTAGCATTATATTTAAAGATAGAATTTAAAGGTTGATTAGGCCTATTGGCTGTAACAGTTCTGAAAATATAGACCTCATTTTCATTTGAAGGGTTATAAGCGCATATAATTCTTAATGACCTATTTAGTTCTTCGATATCTTCACCAATACGTGTCCAATCTATCCCATTTTTTGAGCTATATACCCCTGCTATAGTCGAATTTGTTGTTAATTCAGAAACTGTTATATAGAAGGTGCTTTTAGGTGTAATTATAATTTCTGTTCTTTTATCACGACCACTAGCAAATACTTCTTGAAAGCTTTTACCGCCATCCTGAGATCGATGAATTCCGTCAAAAGTAGCAACGTATAGATCTCCGTTTTGAGGATGGATAGCCATACTGTTTACCACATCAAAGGGTGAAACATCAAGTACAGTTTGATCTGCTGTAGCGTCCAATAGTTCCCAGGTACGTCCGCCATCTTGTGATTTATAGATTCCTGCTCCGGTATACAAGGCAGTTGCGCTGGCAGAATTACCGATACGTTCTCCACCTCCATAATACCAGATATGTTGATATCCCGGTCTTGGGTCCTGTACTATTGCGGTAATACTTGGGTTTTGAAATCTTCTGGTTACTCTTTTCCAATTTTCACCTCCATCCTCACTACGCCATAGGCCTCCGGAAACCCCTCCGGCAAGGATAATATTTTCATTGGTTCTGTCTATAGCCAGTGCCCTGGTACGTCCTCCAACGTTAAAAGGACCACGGTTTTCCCAGTTGGCAGAAGACTTTTTAATATTACCTACAGAGGATAGAGATTTTGATTGTTTGGTAAACAACTGTTCTTTTTGATAAATATCTTTAGGTATTTTTCGGGTTTTAGGGTCACAGGTACGATCAAATTCATAGTACATCCGGTCGCTTGCTTTATCTCCTATTTTTGAAGGGTTTACAGGTTTGTTTTTTGCGTTCTTCTGAGCCTTAATTTTTAGGCTTTTGTAAAGTTGATGCCCGGTAGGTATTTGAGTAGTTCCAGGTTTTGTTTGCCCATAGAGTAGGGGCTGACTTATCAAGCAAATCAGTAGAATTGCCAGGGTATATATTTTTTTCATTTCAGTAGAATTATAATGTTATGTGTTTATAAAGCAGGGTCTAATATTAGGTACGACCTACTTTAGTAATTACTGTCTATAGCTGCTCATTTTAAGGTATTGTAGTTATATAAAGGAGCTGTGTTGTTATGAATGGAAAATGAAGTATGTTTTAGCTTAAGTAATGTGCCGATAGATAATCATCTATATATAGTAAAAAGAATTAATACCCATACAAATGGTAATCTTACAATATATAATAGTGTATTGGTAACCAACAGGTATACGTACTAACTTGAACTACTTAAATTCCAATATGAAGTTATAATTATAAGCCCGAATCTTAACAAAAAAGATAAAACCCAGGCTTATAAAAATGTGTTCATTTCTAACCTTCAAAGTCTATAACCACACAAGCTCCCAGGGTTCCACAGCTTAAAGAAGTTACCCTGTAACAAACTTCTAGTTGTCCTGCCTGAGAAATGTGGTCATTAACTCTAACAAATCTGGGTCTTAATGGTGTTACCACGTTTCCATCGATGGTCCAGGTAACTTTTGCATCGTCTCCGAATAAAAAAGGAAATTCATTTACACCTACAAAGTGACCGCTTCTTACCTCCGCATTGATTACACCACCAAAAGAACAATTGTTCTCAGACGGAGCACGGGGATCAATATCACTTTTTAAGCTTTTTTCAAATTCCTTTGCTTCATCTTCAACAGAAATAAGAGGTTCATTAGTTTCTTCTTTATCTTCACAAGAGGTAAAAGAAAAAGAGAGTACAAATAATAATAGGGTTAAGGTTTTAAGAGATTTCATAGAAATGAAATTTAGGTTAAAAATTAATTGTGTAATTAATCTAGTATTCTGTTTTGTTATACATAAATAGAGATACCAAATTAGATAGGCAAAACTATAGTATTTCTTTTATGCTTATTTAAAATAAGGTCATCAAAAGGTATACGATAGGGTAAAGCATTTGGTAAGCATGTATAATTGAATAGTTGCTGACCCTATCTATTATAGGTATAAGCTTATGATGTAGATTAAATTTTTAAGGAATATTAACTGGTTTGTGCTAATACCATGTAAAACCACCTTATTAGTTAGTGCTAAAATTTCTGAAAGATATTTTAATTTATCTAAATTTTTTGAGGCTAGATTTTATAATACTTTAATTTATAACAAAAAGGTGGGTAGTTTGTTTACAGTAAGCGCTTGTTGTATTATATTAGAATCTAAGTTGTATGTATAAAAGTAATAATGTAATTAACGAAAATCATACGTTTACTACATAATACACGTTAATATAGCAATACTCTTTAAACCTAAAACTGTTAAAACCATGAGATTGTTTTCTTTCATGGTATGTTGTACGTTTCATTTATACGTATTAGCATATCAAGATACCCTTACTCTAGGGAAGCAAATTGATAGTTTACTTGCCTTAAATACTAAAACTGTTGATTTAAATAGCTATCAATTTTATCAAACCATACTTAAAGACTCCGAAAAACTAAATTATTCCAGAGGTGTTTTACAGTCTTGCATTAAAATTATTACCTACCAAACGAAGAATGGAAACCTGGACAGCTTGTTTCACTACAGTCAGAAATTCGAAAAATACCAAAGCCTTTGTCCGGATCAAAAATTAAAATTAGATTATTTATATACCGTGGGATATGGATTTTTATATCGTTATAATCTTCCGGAGTATGCGTTACCATATTATGTAGAAGCTTTACGATTATGTAAGGAAGATGATTTTGATAAGAAATTTAGTTTAAATAAGGGTATTGTAGATAGTTATATTTATAAAGGACAATACGATCTTGTCATAGAACAAGTTAATAAAATGCTTGAAGATTCTGCTAAGACCACTATAGAAGCAAAAAACTTTATAAAAGGTTCCTTAGCCATTGCTTATCAACAACAAGAACGACCTGACAAGAGCGGACCTATATTAAAAAGTATTATTAAGGAAGCAGCTGAAGAAAAAGATAGTCTTCAATACACCTTTGCTAAAGTTTATCAAGGTTATAATCTTTATCTCGAAAATAAATATAATAGTTCTATAGATTCCCTTAATTCTACTTTTAAACTTTTAAAAAAACATTGGCCTAGAGGATTAATTAATCACTATGAATTTCTATCAATGTCTTATGCTAAATTAGGGAATTATAAGAAGGCTTCCCACTTAATGAAAAAGGCTACTACGGCGTCTCCAATAGCTGAGTTACCTAAATTATATAGTCATCTTGCTAATTACCATATTCAATTAGGTAATAAGGATTCTGCTTTGTATTATAATAACCAGAAAAGCCTGATTATAGATAGTATTAGAAAGGTAGAAAAAAAGGTTTATGTTGATTTTTATAAAGTAAAACTGGATTTTATAAATACTGTTCAGGAAAATAAGAACATCAAGTTAAAACAAATCATACTGGCTAAAGAAAATAGAAAACAACGCTATTATATTACCATTTTGTTTATTAGTACTATTTGTCTGATTATTGGAGTAATTGCTTTTATGTTTTACAAGAAGAATAAAAAGTCAGAAAAAGAACTTAATATACTTAAGAGAAATGAAAAACGAACCCTGGAAAACCATATTCGGTTAAGAGAAAACGAATTGTCTGCTATATTGATAGGACAATCTAATAAAATGAAAGAATTAAAAGAGATCAAAGATCAGGTACATGAGGCTATCGACGAAAGGACTTCCGGAAAGATCAAAAAAACCGTATTATTATTGGATAAATTTTTAAAAACCACAACCTCTGATGAGATTTTAACCGAACGTATAGAATCTCAATACCCGGGTTTGGTTTTACAATTGCAAGATCTTTATCCTCAACTTTCTAAAACAGATATCAGACATTGTTTATTAATTAAATTAGGACTTTCTATAAAAGAATCAGCTGATCTGCT from Aquimarina sp. ERC-38 includes these protein-coding regions:
- a CDS encoding T9SS type A sorting domain-containing protein; translated protein: MKKKYTLAILLICLISQPLLYGQTKPGTSQIPTGHQLYKSLKIQAKKNNSNKVNRVIPSQIRDKAVDRMYYEFDRTCDPRTGKVPQDIYQKEQLFTKQSKSLSSVGNIKKSSTSWKNRGPFNVGGRTRALAIDKTNENIILAGGVSGGLWRSEDGGKNWKRVTRRFQNPSITSIVQDPRPGYQHIWYYGGGERIGNSATAVALYTGAGIYKSQDGGRTWELLEATADNTILTASPFDVVNSMAVHPQNGDLYVATFNGVHRSQDGGKSFQEVFASGFDKGTEIMITPKGTLYATIPEPSIRSNENGGVYRSKNGVDWTLISEGIFDLDRSTRMICAYNPSDENEVYILSTLVTPVATSTNLFRYNAIDDTITDFTDQLPITIEPVGGLNTQFAYNMVLAVHPTNPDMIFFGGTNLFRTTDGFRTAVNNFSNNWIAGYSPNNDVSLYPNNHPDIHAIVFFPSNPNKVLMANDGGVFVTEDITTNNSFEEPVSWTSLNNGYITTQPYSISLNPELESDELLAGFQDNGTWFTNQKDSKASWVEQFAGDGSYSAFADKGRTRYVSSQLGDIFRLNMDNNNEVESIAYVTPAIANPDNFSFINPFLLDPNDDNIMYLPVGTSLFRNTNLDDIPAVASIDELTSLATVNWSEIASIESIAIDNRERNNITALDVSKFPEADKVYFGTGQGQVYRMDFASLSSSKPVDIFTGKGFPEDAFVNSVQVDPNNSDRVVIAFSNYNVKSVFYTTDAGETWTDISGNLEENKDGTGNGPSVRWVSFLGNNNGLLAGTSTGLYYTNRIVDENTVWQLENNQIGDGVVMQVRTRKDGLTALAVHGNGVYSKKFNVAPQQGEITLLVNKKPEDISFSIEDTPESITVDLSEVFRDTNGEKLTLRVESSDTNNEFIDYKLSGKKLQIFFTRTNSAIENIDKIGEAVIRIIAASGAQKVATEFNVQVFQTPLFDTFDPNRSILPTIFNPSEVPLNINTLEENILQELADQFIIPEGETWTIERMKMIVFSDLIFLELSVPGDQGRFRIYKDDNGKPGKEIINITDTIKTNPDFDDTETSKELEFELPEATKLTSGKYWCSFVRIEQINSINNLVYSYHLIEPNEPNFNKQSDFYGRGTNVRTLLPEWNSYSDLRLLDLSVGQEGKATLIFSLFGEKESTASKKSLNLTENDVVAYPNPTTGLVDLQFATLPEETITIKVMDISGKEVVSQTFKSTQNSYTIDTSDWVSGMYIARVNGNTTKMTTKIIRK
- a CDS encoding T9SS type A sorting domain-containing protein; translated protein: MKKIYTLAILLICLISQPLLYGQTKPGTTQIPTGHQLYKSLKIKAQKNAKNKPVNPSKIGDKASDRMYYEFDRTCDPKTRKIPKDIYQKEQLFTKQSKSLSSVGNIKKSSANWENRGPFNVGGRTRALAIDRTNENIILAGGVSGGLWRSEDGGENWKRVTRRFQNPSITAIVQDPRPGYQHIWYYGGGERIGNSASATALYTGAGIYKSQDGGRTWELLDATADQTVLDVSPFDVVNSMAIHPQNGDLYVATFDGIHRSQDGGKSFQEVFASGRDKRTEIIITPKSTFYITVSELTTNSTIAGVYSSKNGIDWTRIGEDIEELNRSLRIICAYNPSNENEVYIFRTVTANRPNQPLNSIFKYNATDNTFIDFTDKLPPTIAPIGGLNTQTGYNMVLAIHPTNPDIILFGGTNLFRTTDGFRTVVDNVSNDWVAGYSPLNDVSLYPNNHPDMHAAIFFPSNPNKVLNANDGGVFMTEDITTDNSFEEPVSWISLNNGYITTQPYAISFDPESESDELLAGFQDNGSWYTDQEDPIASWIEQFGGDGSYNAFADKGRTRYVSTQFGNVLRFNLDNNDEVASIAFVKPAGVVGFSFVTPFVLDPNDDNVMYLPVGRSLYRNSNLDEIPSFASIDDIAGPATVNWSKIASVESIISEFRELNSITALDVSKFPEADKVYYGTGQGQVYRMDFANLSTSKPVDIFTDKGFPEDAFVNSVQVDPNNSDRVVIAFSNYDVKSVFYTTDGGETWTDISGNLEENKDGSGNGPSVRWVSFLGNNNGLLAGTSTGLYYTDRIVDENTVWRLETNQIGNGVVMQVRTRKDGLAALAVHGNGVYSKKFNVSPPTGERTLFIDKKPKDVSFSIENTPEFITVDLNEVFREVNDQEFTVKVESSNNEFIDYNLSGKKLQVLFSATNSATANPDKVGEAIITLIAVSGAQKVATEFNVRVFQNPLFDSFDPNKPLIPTDVNPSIIPFDKLRLVENVSQELADQFIIPEGETWTIERMKMTAVSDVLLIPDLSIPGNQAQFRIYKDDNNRPGEQILDVTDTIRTNPVFEDELTPEQFEFVLPKKIELTSGKYWCSFARIEEIIFVNNLRWLYYIVEPDEPTFNNIADAYGRGINSAALTVEWSSFTDVPVANINDSPEGKATLLFSLFGVKNSVSKKSLNLTENDVVAYPNPTNGLVDVKFTTLPEEAITIKVMDISGKQVASYSFDHTQSEYLIDTSDWVSGMYIAKINGNTTKMTTKIIRK